The following DNA comes from Litoreibacter janthinus.
GCCTGAAAAAGAGGAATCTCTCCTGATAGCGACTTCATGCAGGCGTCGTTCAAGGTGAACGCCGTCATCGAGCCCATCATAAAAACTGCGCCGCGTGTGTTGTCTGAGAGTGCCATAGAATCGCAGCTATCACTGAATGCGGGCCCTGAATAGAGCCTGATTGCCACCGTTATTGGCCAAGGACGAACAGTGCTGCCTTCGGTGAAAATGGAACTTCGACGAGGCTGCCGCGTTGTCGTTGCATATGAGGTGCATCATTGCGCCGTAGACAAAATCGAATGGAGATACCAATGTTTAAGAAACTTGTAGCCCCCACCGCCGCAGCTGTTCTGCTCGCAAGCACCGCAGCCTTTGCCGAGACAACAGTGCGCAATGTGCAGGTCGACGTAGACCTCTCAGCGATCCAGAATGAAGCTGCCGCCGCCTATTGGACAAGCGTTGCAGGCGACCTGGAGACGGCCATTGTCGCCCGTCTGACTGACCAGATTGCCGATGATGGCGCAACCGTCACGGTCGACATCGACGAATTGTCGCTGGCAAATAGCTTCCAGTCCGTGCTTGGCATCGAGAAGTCCGAATTGTCAGGATCCGTCGCCGTAAACAATCTGCAAGATAACTCGGAGCATCAAGCATATGAGCTGACCGTTTCGTTTGAGCCGGCTCCGATTGTCTTGTCCCCAGACGCGGACCTGCTGTTCATCACGCGCAGCACTTCACAATACTACGCAGACATGGTCTCGACCTTTGCGGAGCATGTGACAGACAAACTCCAATAACAACGAGCATCTGAAAGAAAAAAAGGCCCCCACCGATTGCTCGGCGGGGGCCTGTTCTTGTTCGAAAAGACCTCGATTTATTCGTCGCGGCTTTCTGGTGTTTCCACCATGATCGTGTCCATTGGATCCTCCATCGGAGCTTCCTCTGGTGCTGCCAGCGCAAGCGCGGCTTCCGCCTCAGCCTTGCGGGCTTCGATCACAACATTATCGCGCTCTGCAGCGATACGACGCATTTTCTGCGTAGCACCACCGGTACCGGCTGGGATCAAACGACCCACAATGACGTTCTCTTTCAGGCCGATAAGCTTGTCACGTTTGCCCATGGTAGAGGCTTCGGTGAGCACGCGGGTCGTTTCCTGGAAGGACGCGGCAGAGATGAACGAACGCGTTTGCAGCGACGCTTTGGTAATACCAAGCAGGATTGGCTCGCCTGTGGCAGGTTCGCCGCCTTTGGCGATGGCCTTTTCGTTGGCAGCATCAAACTCGGCTTTGTCGACATGCTCGCCCTTGAGCAGCGTGGTCAGACCGGAAGACTGAACCTCCCACTTCTGAAGCATCTGACGAACGATAACCTCGATGTGCTTATCGTTAATCTTCACGCCTTGCAGACGATACACGTCTTGGACTTCGTCGATCATGTAGTCGGCCAGAGCCTCCACACCCATGATGGCGAGAATGTCATGCGGCGCAGGGTTGCCGTCCATAATGTAATCGCCCTTTTGGACGAAGTCGCCTTCGGCCACAGGGATGTGTTTGCCCTTCGGCACCATGTATTCGACTTTAACGTCGCTATCCTCGGAGGACTCAATCGCGATGCGGCGCTTGTTTTTGTAGTCCTTGCCGAAACGAACATAGCCGTCGATTTCCGCGATGATGGCGTGGTCTTTGGGGCGGCGTGCCTCAAAGAGCTCGGCCACGCGAGGCAGACCACCGGTGATGTCCTTGGTCTTGGCACCCTCACGCGGGATACGGGCAACCACGTCACCGGCTTTGATGTCCTGACCATCTTCGATGGACAGAACAGCATCCACGGACATTGGATAGGTGGCAGGGTTGCCATTCTCCAAACGAACCGGCTCGCCATCTGGGCCTTCGATGATCACTTCGGGCTTCAGGTCGTTGCCTTTTGGTGCCGCACGCCAGTCGACCACGATCTTCTGGGTCATGCCTGTCGCGTCATCGGTCTCGTCTTTAACGGCAATGCCGCTGACGAGGTCGACAAAACGGGCCTTACCGTCTTTTTCAGCGATGATCGGCAGGGTGTAAGGATCCCATTCGAACAGCTTATCGCCGCGCGCAACCTTAGCGCCGTCTTTAACGTGCATCTTGGAGCCATAACCGATTTTGTGGCGGGCACGCTCGGTGCCGTTCTCGTCGGTGATGGTCAGCTGCATGTTACGACCCATGACAACTTGCTCGCCTGCAGCGTTTTCCAATATGGAAGCGTTTTCAAACGCAACCACACCCTCTTGCGAGGCTTCCAGGAAGGACTGTTGGCCACCTTGCGCAACACCGCCAATGTGGAACGTCCGCATGGTCAGCTGGGTACCTGGTTCGCCGATGGACTGTGCGGCAATGATGCCGACGGCTTCACCGGTGTTCACCAAGGTACCACGGGCCAAGTCGCGGCCGTAGCACATGGCGCAAACGCCTTCTTCAGCTTCACAGGTTAGCGGCGAACGCATCTTGGCGGTTGGAATGTCAGCCGCATCAATTGCATCTGCCTTACGCTCGTCAATCAGCTCGTCACGGGCGACGATGATTTCGTCCGTGCCGGGCATCAGGATGTCTTCAGCAGCAGTCCGGCCTAGCAAACGCTCGCCAATGGATGCGACAACTTCACCGTCATTCACAGCCGAAGAGGCGTTGATGAAGTTCTCTGTGCCACAGTCATGCATGCGAACGATACAGTCCTGCGCCACGTCAACCAGACGACGGGTCAGATAACCCGAGTTAGCTGTTTTCAAAGCGGTATCCGACAGACCCTTACGGGCACCGTGGGTGGAGTTGAAGTACTCCAACACAGTCAAACCTTCTTTAAAGTTCGAGATGATCGGTGTTTCGATGATCTCGCCGTTCGGCTTGGCCATCAGACCACGCATACCGCCCAACTGCTTCATCTGAGTAACCGAACCACGCGCACCGGAGTGAGCCATCATGTAGACCGAGTTCGGCTCGTTTTGCGAACCGTCCTCAGCCCGACCGGAGTCGGAAATGTTGGCCATCATGGCGTCGGTGACCTGGTCGTTACACTTCGACCAAGCATCGATGACTTTGTTGTACTTCTCGCCCTGAGTGATCAGGCCGTCCATGTACTGCTGTTCAAACTCTTTGACCTGCGCGCGGGTGCCATCAACGATGGGCCACTTGCTGTCTGGGATAATCATGTCGTCCTTGCCGAACGAAATCCCTGCTTTGAACGCTTCACGGAAGCCCATGGTCATGATCTGGTCACAGAAGATCACAGACTCTTTCTGGCCGCAGTAACGGTAGACAGTATCGATGACCTGCTGAACTTCCTTCTTACGCAGAAGGCGGTTCACCAGCGAGAACGGAGCTTTTGCATTCAGCGGCAACAACGCGCCCAGACGAATACGACCAGGAGTAGTTTCGAAGCGCGTCAGCACCTCGTTACCTTCGTCGTCGATTTGCGGCAGGCGAGCTTGAATTTTGGCGTGCAGGTGCACTTCGCCAGAATCCAGTGCATGCTGCACTTCGTCCACGTTCGAGAAGATCTTGCCTTCGCCGTGCATGCCTTCACGTTCCATGGTGATGTAGTAGAGACCAAGGATCATATCCTGCGATGGCACGATGATTGGTGCACCGTTTGCAGGGGACAGGACGTTGTTGGTCGACATCATCAAGACGCGTGCTTCCAGCTGGGCCTCAAGGCTCAGAGGAACGTGCACAGCCATTTGGTCGCCGTCGAAGTCAGCGTTAAAGGCCGAACAAACCAGTGGGTGCAGCTGGATAGCTTTCCCTTCGATCAGAATCGGCTCAAACGCTTGGATGCCAAGACGGTGCAAAGTCGGCGCACGGTTCAGCATGACCGGATGCTCGCGGATAACCTCGTCGAGGATATCCCACACTTCGGGACGCTCTTTTTCGACCAGTTTCTTCGCCTGTTTCACTGTGGAGGACAGACCTTTGGCCTCCAGACGCGAGTAGATGAACGGCTTGAACAGCTCCAACGCCATCTTCTTGGGAAGACCACATTGGTGCAGCTTCAGCTCCGGGCCGGTCACAATGACTGAGCGGCCAGAGAAGTCGACGCGCTTACCCAAAAGGTTCTGGCGGAAGCGACCTTGCTTACCTTTCAGCATGTCGGACAAGGACTTCAGCGGGCGCTTGTTGGCACCCGTGATGGTCCGGCCGCGACGGCCGTTGTCGAACAATGCGTCCACAGATTCTTGAAGCATACGCTTCTCGTTGCGCACGATAATGTCCGGCGCGCGAAGCTCGATCAGGCGCTTCAGGCGGTTGTTTCGGTTGATCACACGGCGATACAGGTCGTTCAGGTCGGACGTCGCAAAACGTCCGCCATCCAGTGGGACCAACGGGCGCAGCTCTGGCGGGATCACAGGAACCACAGTCAGCACCATCCACTCTGGGCGGTTGCCGGACTCTAGGAAGTTCTCGACCAGTTTCAGACGTTTGATGATTTTCTTGGGCTTCAGCTCACCGGTGGCCTCTTTGAGGTCTTCACGCAGTTGGTCAGCTTCCGCTTCGAGATCAATCGCAGCCAGCATTTCGCGGATCGCTTCAGCACCGATATTTGCGGTGAAGGCGTCCATGCCATAGGCGTCTTGCGCGTCAAGGAATTCCTCTTCGCTCATCAGCTGGCCATAGGTCAGGTCGGTCAGGCCCGGTTCGATCACGACGTAGTTCTCGAAATAGAGAATACGTTCCAGATCGCGCAAAGTCATATCCAGCATCAGGCCGATCCGCGATGGAAGCGACTTGAGGAACCAGATGTGCGCAACTGGGGCTGCCAGTTCGATGTGGCCCATGCGCTCGCGGCGCACTTTTTGAAGCGTAACTTCGACGCCACATTTCTCGCAGACAACGCCGCGATACTTCATACGCTTATATTTGCCGCACAGGCATTCGTAGTCCTTGATCGGGCCAAAGATGCGCGCGCAGAACAGACCGTCACGCTCTGGTTTGAACGTCCGGTAGTTGATGGTTTCCGGCTTTTTGATCTCGCCGTAGGACCAGCTCAGGATGCGCTCTGGGGAAGCCAGCGAAACTTTGATTTCGTCAAAGCTTTTTGGCGGAGCGATCGGGTTGAACGGGTTGGTTGTCAGTTCCTGGTTCATTTTGCGTCCTTACAAATTAGGGGATGGGTTGAGTGGGGCGCGAGCGCCCTACTCCTCCTCCGCATCCAGGAGTTCCATGTTGAGGCCGAGGCCCCGCACTTCTTTTACGAGAACGTTGAACGATTCCGGGATACCGGCCTCGAAGTTGTCCTCGCCCTTGACGATCGACTCGTAGACTTTCGTCCGGCCAGCCACGTCGTCTGATTTCACCGTCAGCATTTCCTGCAAGGTGTAAGCGGCGCCGTAAGCTTCCAGAGCCCAGACTTCCATCTCCCCGAAACGCTGACCACCGAACTGGGCTTTACCACCCAGCGGCTGTTGCGTGACGAGCGAGTATGGCCCGGTAGAACGTGCGTGGATTTTGTCGTCCACAAGGTGGTGCAGTTTCAGCAGGTACTTCACGCCAACGGTAACCTTACGGGAGAATTGCTCCCCCGTGCGGCCGTCGAACAGGACCGATTGGCCCGACGTGTCGAAGCCCGCTTTGGTCAGCGCCTCATTGATGTCACTTTCTTTGGCACCGTCGAAAACTGGCGTGGCGATCGGGACACCGCGGCGCACGGCCTCGGCGGATTCGATCATGTCAGTTTCAATCATGCCGCCGAAAGCGTCATTATAGGTCTCTGCGCCATAAGCGTGCTCCAGAGCTTCACGCACAGGCTGGCTGTCGCCAGAGCGCTTGAATTCTTCCAAAGCGTCGTCGATTTTCAGACCCAGACCGCGAGCGGCCCAACCCATGTGGGTTTCAAGAATCTGACCGACGTTCATACGCGAAGGCACGCCCAGCGGGTTCAGACAGAAATCAACGGGAGTACCGTCTGCGAGGAACGGCATGTCCTCCATTGGCACAACCTTGGAAATAACGCCTTTGTTGCCGTGACGACCGGCCATCTTGTCGCCCGGTTGCAGCTTACGCTTCACCGCGACGAACACTTTGACCATTTTCATCACACCCGGTGGCAAGTCGTCACCGCGGCGAACCTTCTCGACCTTGTCCTCGAAACGTGCCTGAAGCGCGTTCTTTTGTGCTTCGTACTGGCTGTTCAGTGCTTCAACCGCTGCCGCTTCTGTCTCTTCTTCAAGAGCCAGCTGCCACCATTGACCACGAGACAGCGTCTCCAGCAGCTCGGGGGTAATCTCCGAATTTGGCTTAACGCCCTTCGGCCCCTTCACGGCCTTCTTGCCAAGGATCATCCCTTGCAAACGCGCGTAGATGTTGCGGTCCAGAATGCCCATCTCGTCATCACGGTCACGGGCAAGGCGCTCGATTTCCTCACGTTCGATTTGCAGCGAACGCTCGTCCTTTTCAACGCCATGACGGTTAAAGAGGCGAACCTCCACAACTGTCCCGAAATCGCCCGGCTTCACGCGCAACGAGGTGTCACGCACGTCGGAGGCTTTCTCGCCGAAGATGGCGCGCAGAAGCTTTTCTTCCGGCGTCATTGGGCTTTCACCCTTAGGCGTGATCTTACCAACCAGAATGTCGCCCGGCTCCACGTCGGCGCCGATGTAAACGATGCCGGCCTCGTCGAGGTTGCGCAGCGCTTCTTCACCGACGTTAGGGATGTCGCGAGTAATTTCTTCTGGGCCAAGCTTCGTGTCACGCGCGGCGACTTCAAATTCCTCAATATGGATCGAGGTGAAGACGTCGTCACGCGCAATGCGCTCGGAGATCAGGATGGAGTCTTCGTAGTTGTAGCCGTTCCAAGGCATAAACGCGACGAGCACGTTCTTACCAAGAGCCAGCTCGCCCATGTCTGTCGACGGGCCGTCAGCGATAACTTCACCAGCGGAAACCACATTGCCAACTTTCACCAGCGGACGCTGGTTGATGCAGGTGTTCTGGTTGGAGCGCTGGAACTTACGCAGACGGTAGATGTCCACGCCCGGATCGCCGGGCTCCAGATCATCGGTGACCCGTACAACGATACGTGTTGCGTCCACTTGGTCGATGATGCCGCCACGATGGGCCTGAATGGCCGCACCAGAGTCGGTTGCAACAACGCCTTCGATACCGGTGCCCACGTACGGAGCATCAGCTTGAAGCAGTGGAACAGCCTGACGTTGCATGTTCGAGCCCATCAGAGCGCGGTTAGCGTCGTCGTTTTCAAGGAACGGGATCAACGATGCAGCGACCGAGACCAACTGCTTTGGCGACACGTCGATCAGGTCCACATTAGCGTTGCTTTGCAGCATGTATTCGCCGGACTGACGTGTCGAAACCAGATCGTTCACGAACCTCATGTTTGCGTCGAGGTTGGCGTTCGCCTGAGCCACAGTGTGGCGCATTTCCTCAGTGGCGGACATGTATTGCACATCATCCGTCACGACACCGTCCACTACCTTACGGTATGGAGTTTCGATGAAGCCGTATTTGTTCACGCGGGCGAACGTTGCAAGTGAGTTGATTAGACCAATGTTTGGCCCTTCCGGCGTTTCAATCGGACACATACGACCGTAGTGCGTTGGGTGCACGTCGCGCACCTCAAAGCCGGCACGCTCACGTGTCAGACCACCTGGCCCAAGCGCAGACAGACGACGCTTGTGCGTGACTTCCGACAGCGGGTTGGTTTGGTCCATGAACTGCGACAGCTGCGAGGAGCCGAAGAATTCACGCACCGCAGCAGCCGCTGGCTTGGCGTTGATCAGGTCTTGCGGCATGACCGTGTCGATTTCGACAGAGGACATCCGCTCTTTGATCGCGCGCTCCATGCGGAGCAGGCCAACGCGATACTGGTTTTCCATCAGCTCGCCAACGGAACGCACGCGACGGTTTCCAAGGTGGTCAATATCATCGATATCGCCACGGCCATCACGCAGGTCGACCAGTGCTTTGATGCACGCAATGATGTCTTCGCGGCGCAGTGTACGCACGGTGTCTTCTGCGTCTAAATTAAGACGCATGTTCATCTTCACTCGGCCCACAGCGGACAGGTCATAGCGTTCGCTATCGAAGAACAGGGTTTCGAACAGCGCGGAAGCGGATTCAACGGTGGGTGGCTCACCAGGGCGCATAACGCGGTAGATGTCCATCAGCGCAGTGTCGCGGCTGAAGTTCTTGTCCACAGCAACGGTGTTGCGGATGTATGGACCGACGTTGATGTTGTCGATGTCGAGCACAGGAATGCTGGTTACGCCGTTGTCGAGCAGCGTCTTGAGTGTGCCGCCAGAAACTTCGTCGTTCTTGTCCAGTTCCCATGTCAGCTCATCACCAGCTTCGATCCAGATTTCACCGGTTTCTTCGTTGATGATGTCTTTCGCAACGAAGCGACCCATGATGGCTTCGAATGGCAGAAGCACATTCTCAACATTGCCTTCTTCGATCAGCTTTTTGACAGCGCGCGGGGTGACCTTCTTGCCAGCTTCGGCGATGACTTCACCGGTTTTGGCGTCGACGATGTCCCTCGTAGGCTTGGTGCCCTTGATGCGCTCTGGGAAGAACTTGGTGGACCAGCCACCCTTCTTCACCTGCTTGAATTCAACTGTGTCGTAATAGGCATCCATGATGCCTTCCTGATCTAGCCCCAGTGCATAGAGCAGGGTCGTCACTGGCAGTTTGCGGCGGCGGTCGATGCGCGCAAAAACAACGTCTTTGGCGTCAAATTCGAAGTCCAGCCACGAGCCGCGATATGGGATGATGCGGCAAGCAAACAGCAGTTTGCCCGAGGAGTGCGTTTTGCCTTTGTCGTGGTCAAAGAACACGCCGGGAGAGCGGTGCATCTGGGAAACGATAACACGCTCGGTGCCGTTCACAACGAACGTCCCGTTGGGAGTCATCAGAGGCATATCGCCCATGAAGACGTCTTGTTCTTTGATGTCCTTGACCGATTTCGCGCCTGTATCTTCGTCGATATCAAACACGATCAGACGGAGGGTGACCTTCAGCGGAGCGCTGTAGGTCATGTCACGTTGCTGACATTCCTCAACGTCGTATTTCGGCTTTTCGAGCTCGTATTTCACGAACTCCAGAATTGCCGTTTCGTTGAAGTCTTTAATCGGGAAAACCGACTGGAAGACGCCCTTGATGCCTTCGCCGTCCATCGGTGCCAGCTGGTCGCCGGACTTCAGGAAGAGATCGTAGGATGATTTCTGCACTTCAATAAGGTTCGGCATCGCCAGAACCTCGTTAATTTTGCCGAAATATTTACGGATGCGTTTTTGACCAACGTATGTTTGAGCCATGCTCGTCAAAGCCTTTCAATTTCCTCGGATATGTCACCCCGGGGCCGGGTGGCATGCCACTTGGATCAAGGAGGTAAGGTTCCATACTTGCGCGCCTTCCCACGGGCGCGCTCCCGAACCTGTACCGCTCCTTAGAAAAAGCTCTAAAACAAGAGCCCTGTCTGAGACGCGGAAAGCTGGACCCGGAATTAACCCGGATCCAGCTGTTCTTATGGCTACGCAGCTTAGCTGCGCTGCAATTACTTGAGCTCGACTTCGGCGCCAGCTGCTTCCAGCTTGCCTTTGATCTCTTCTGCTTCGGCCTTGTCGACGCCTTCTTTGACAGCTTTGCCGCCAGCTTCGACCAGGTCTTTTGCTTCTTTGAGGCCCAGGCCGGTGATGCCGCGGACTTCTTTGATGACGTTGATTTTCTGTGCGCCAGCGGCGACCAGGATCACGTCAAACTCAGTTTTCTCTTCTGCTGCTGCGCCAGCACCGTCTGCTGGGCCAGCCATCATTACTGCGCCACCGGCTGCAGGCTCGATGCCATACTCGTCTTTGAGGATGGTTTTCAGTTCTTGTGCTTCGAGAAGGGTCAGACCAACAATCTCTTCAGCCAGTTTTTTCAGATCAGCCATTATACTGTTTCCGTTCTATTAAGTTGTGTTCCAACGTGTAGGTTTCAACCCCACGAAGGTATCTCCCGAGGATCAAGCGGCTGCTTTTTCCTCGATGGTGCTGAGAATGCTTGCCAAGTTCGAGGCAGGTGCGCCAATCGCGCCGGCGATGTTCGAAGCAGGGGCGCCGATACAACCCACGATGGAAGCAATAAGCTCCTCGCGGCTTGGCATGGCGGCCACGGCTTTAACACCAGCGACATCCAACGCGCTATCGCCCATGGCCCCACCAAGAATAACGAGCTTTTCGTTATCTTTGGCATAGTCGTTCACCACTTTCGCGGCGGCAACTGGGTCCTCAGAATAGGCGAGAACGGTCATCCCTGTCAGGTATGTTGCAATGCTTTCGCATGGCTTACCTTCGAGGGCGATTTTGGCGAGCCTGTTCTTGGCGACGCGTACAGACCCACCAGCTTCGCGCATACGCGCACGCAGGTCTTGCATCTCAGCAACCGTGATACCCTCGTAGTGGCTAACCACTACGACGCCAGAGCTTTCAAAGATTTGGCCGAGTTCGTCGACCAGCTTCTCTTTTTGTGCTCTATCCACAGTTTCACTCCAATTGTGGAAGGTTACCCTTCCGGCTCAGTCTACCGGATTACTCCGGCGGTTGGGTCCATCGTACACGGGACGCCCGAACCGCCCAGAGCTTGTCGCCCTCGGTCAATCTGGTCTGATCCCGTCTCAGGCAGGAATTAAAGGGGTTTAAGGCCCCAACCCGCCATCTCGGACGAAACGCAAAAGAGCGCGTGACGAATCGCGCGCTCTAGAGCATGTGGTCAAGTAGTCCCGTCAGGCGGGAATGCCAACCCCATTGTTCATCTTTTCGTAGGAAAACGCGATTTTTCTTCCGCGTCAGGCCTGCAAGAGCGGCTGGGTGTTTTTCGCATGACGGGAGACTAGCTCGCGCATCTGCTGCCCTTTGGGGATAATCCGGGCTGGATTGCTCGCCGAATACAGCAATTCCGGGAACAACGACTGGATTTCTTCTAGTGCCTCCGAGCCAATCGCCTGTCGCGCCATAGGACCCGTCAACAAGGACTCTGACGGGGCACCTTCGGCAAAAACGATCTCATGGCGGCCCATCAGGATGTGATAATAGGTCACCGTGATCATATCTTCGGCATACGCGATGCCCGGCAAGCCCAAGAGCTTTTTTGCCGGGATCAGGACTTCCTGAGCACCCGCAACGCGCTTGGCGATGTTCGAACTGACCAACATGCGGTGCTGCGGGGACACGATCAAGTCACGCACCGGAAGCCCGAGACCCAAGGCTCCCTTCTCGATCCTGATGGGAGTGTTCTTTCCCAATGCCGCGCGATGAGCCGTGCCGATCCATCGGATGCGCTGGAACCCGTGGTCGCGCGTGACCAAAAGATCGCCTTTTGAAAGGTCTTCGATTGCGATCTGCCCCGTCGGGGTCGCCAATTGTGCGCCCTTAGTGAAGCAAGTAACGAAGTTGAATGTCTCACGGGTGCCCGTCAGACCGGAGTATGAATTACCGACAAGGCTGTCGAGGCTAACGGAGCGGATCGCCTGCGCCTCGAGCGCTGC
Coding sequences within:
- the rplJ gene encoding 50S ribosomal protein L10, which encodes MDRAQKEKLVDELGQIFESSGVVVVSHYEGITVAEMQDLRARMREAGGSVRVAKNRLAKIALEGKPCESIATYLTGMTVLAYSEDPVAAAKVVNDYAKDNEKLVILGGAMGDSALDVAGVKAVAAMPSREELIASIVGCIGAPASNIAGAIGAPASNLASILSTIEEKAAA
- a CDS encoding Hint domain-containing protein; this encodes MPTTFNVISLGNLASIDPTEGNTVAENASALVGQTFGSAGNALVNSIQSFSPSGSGFGGGNTTAYDMNNSAANETFSINGGAAQTFDGTSIYNATITYIDGTTATISAVIFQDTAGNTYLAPEFSANADQAALEAQAIRSVSLDSLVGNSYSGLTGTRETFNFVTCFTKGAQLATPTGQIAIEDLSKGDLLVTRDHGFQRIRWIGTAHRAALGKNTPIRIEKGALGLGLPVRDLIVSPQHRMLVSSNIAKRVAGAQEVLIPAKKLLGLPGIAYAEDMITVTYYHILMGRHEIVFAEGAPSESLLTGPMARQAIGSEALEEIQSLFPELLYSASNPARIIPKGQQMRELVSRHAKNTQPLLQA
- the rpoB gene encoding DNA-directed RNA polymerase subunit beta; this translates as MAQTYVGQKRIRKYFGKINEVLAMPNLIEVQKSSYDLFLKSGDQLAPMDGEGIKGVFQSVFPIKDFNETAILEFVKYELEKPKYDVEECQQRDMTYSAPLKVTLRLIVFDIDEDTGAKSVKDIKEQDVFMGDMPLMTPNGTFVVNGTERVIVSQMHRSPGVFFDHDKGKTHSSGKLLFACRIIPYRGSWLDFEFDAKDVVFARIDRRRKLPVTTLLYALGLDQEGIMDAYYDTVEFKQVKKGGWSTKFFPERIKGTKPTRDIVDAKTGEVIAEAGKKVTPRAVKKLIEEGNVENVLLPFEAIMGRFVAKDIINEETGEIWIEAGDELTWELDKNDEVSGGTLKTLLDNGVTSIPVLDIDNINVGPYIRNTVAVDKNFSRDTALMDIYRVMRPGEPPTVESASALFETLFFDSERYDLSAVGRVKMNMRLNLDAEDTVRTLRREDIIACIKALVDLRDGRGDIDDIDHLGNRRVRSVGELMENQYRVGLLRMERAIKERMSSVEIDTVMPQDLINAKPAAAAVREFFGSSQLSQFMDQTNPLSEVTHKRRLSALGPGGLTRERAGFEVRDVHPTHYGRMCPIETPEGPNIGLINSLATFARVNKYGFIETPYRKVVDGVVTDDVQYMSATEEMRHTVAQANANLDANMRFVNDLVSTRQSGEYMLQSNANVDLIDVSPKQLVSVAASLIPFLENDDANRALMGSNMQRQAVPLLQADAPYVGTGIEGVVATDSGAAIQAHRGGIIDQVDATRIVVRVTDDLEPGDPGVDIYRLRKFQRSNQNTCINQRPLVKVGNVVSAGEVIADGPSTDMGELALGKNVLVAFMPWNGYNYEDSILISERIARDDVFTSIHIEEFEVAARDTKLGPEEITRDIPNVGEEALRNLDEAGIVYIGADVEPGDILVGKITPKGESPMTPEEKLLRAIFGEKASDVRDTSLRVKPGDFGTVVEVRLFNRHGVEKDERSLQIEREEIERLARDRDDEMGILDRNIYARLQGMILGKKAVKGPKGVKPNSEITPELLETLSRGQWWQLALEEETEAAAVEALNSQYEAQKNALQARFEDKVEKVRRGDDLPPGVMKMVKVFVAVKRKLQPGDKMAGRHGNKGVISKVVPMEDMPFLADGTPVDFCLNPLGVPSRMNVGQILETHMGWAARGLGLKIDDALEEFKRSGDSQPVREALEHAYGAETYNDAFGGMIETDMIESAEAVRRGVPIATPVFDGAKESDINEALTKAGFDTSGQSVLFDGRTGEQFSRKVTVGVKYLLKLHHLVDDKIHARSTGPYSLVTQQPLGGKAQFGGQRFGEMEVWALEAYGAAYTLQEMLTVKSDDVAGRTKVYESIVKGEDNFEAGIPESFNVLVKEVRGLGLNMELLDAEEE
- the rplL gene encoding 50S ribosomal protein L7/L12 — translated: MADLKKLAEEIVGLTLLEAQELKTILKDEYGIEPAAGGAVMMAGPADGAGAAAEEKTEFDVILVAAGAQKINVIKEVRGITGLGLKEAKDLVEAGGKAVKEGVDKAEAEEIKGKLEAAGAEVELK
- the rpoC gene encoding DNA-directed RNA polymerase subunit beta'; this encodes MNQELTTNPFNPIAPPKSFDEIKVSLASPERILSWSYGEIKKPETINYRTFKPERDGLFCARIFGPIKDYECLCGKYKRMKYRGVVCEKCGVEVTLQKVRRERMGHIELAAPVAHIWFLKSLPSRIGLMLDMTLRDLERILYFENYVVIEPGLTDLTYGQLMSEEEFLDAQDAYGMDAFTANIGAEAIREMLAAIDLEAEADQLREDLKEATGELKPKKIIKRLKLVENFLESGNRPEWMVLTVVPVIPPELRPLVPLDGGRFATSDLNDLYRRVINRNNRLKRLIELRAPDIIVRNEKRMLQESVDALFDNGRRGRTITGANKRPLKSLSDMLKGKQGRFRQNLLGKRVDFSGRSVIVTGPELKLHQCGLPKKMALELFKPFIYSRLEAKGLSSTVKQAKKLVEKERPEVWDILDEVIREHPVMLNRAPTLHRLGIQAFEPILIEGKAIQLHPLVCSAFNADFDGDQMAVHVPLSLEAQLEARVLMMSTNNVLSPANGAPIIVPSQDMILGLYYITMEREGMHGEGKIFSNVDEVQHALDSGEVHLHAKIQARLPQIDDEGNEVLTRFETTPGRIRLGALLPLNAKAPFSLVNRLLRKKEVQQVIDTVYRYCGQKESVIFCDQIMTMGFREAFKAGISFGKDDMIIPDSKWPIVDGTRAQVKEFEQQYMDGLITQGEKYNKVIDAWSKCNDQVTDAMMANISDSGRAEDGSQNEPNSVYMMAHSGARGSVTQMKQLGGMRGLMAKPNGEIIETPIISNFKEGLTVLEYFNSTHGARKGLSDTALKTANSGYLTRRLVDVAQDCIVRMHDCGTENFINASSAVNDGEVVASIGERLLGRTAAEDILMPGTDEIIVARDELIDERKADAIDAADIPTAKMRSPLTCEAEEGVCAMCYGRDLARGTLVNTGEAVGIIAAQSIGEPGTQLTMRTFHIGGVAQGGQQSFLEASQEGVVAFENASILENAAGEQVVMGRNMQLTITDENGTERARHKIGYGSKMHVKDGAKVARGDKLFEWDPYTLPIIAEKDGKARFVDLVSGIAVKDETDDATGMTQKIVVDWRAAPKGNDLKPEVIIEGPDGEPVRLENGNPATYPMSVDAVLSIEDGQDIKAGDVVARIPREGAKTKDITGGLPRVAELFEARRPKDHAIIAEIDGYVRFGKDYKNKRRIAIESSEDSDVKVEYMVPKGKHIPVAEGDFVQKGDYIMDGNPAPHDILAIMGVEALADYMIDEVQDVYRLQGVKINDKHIEVIVRQMLQKWEVQSSGLTTLLKGEHVDKAEFDAANEKAIAKGGEPATGEPILLGITKASLQTRSFISAASFQETTRVLTEASTMGKRDKLIGLKENVIVGRLIPAGTGGATQKMRRIAAERDNVVIEARKAEAEAALALAAPEEAPMEDPMDTIMVETPESRDE